One window from the genome of Microbulbifer sp. ALW1 encodes:
- a CDS encoding RNA polymerase sigma factor, translating to MKAWFLSRRRAQEDRFVALVFPHLRQLHRVAFRLCGSAQEAEDLVQDLMLGLLPKVDELDAIERLGPWLAKVLYRRYVDLYRRRRASPVDDHIPFSDCDTVDGCIAIAGGTEEPGSCEFARLDLRRSLAVALSALPEGWREVVMLHDVEGYTAEEVADILTLQLGTVKSRLHRARKKLRLLLGEFSPRRTGASASVLRV from the coding sequence GTGAAGGCCTGGTTTCTGAGTCGACGGCGTGCGCAGGAAGATCGTTTTGTTGCGCTGGTATTTCCCCACCTGCGGCAATTGCATCGCGTGGCATTCCGCCTGTGCGGTAGTGCGCAGGAAGCCGAGGATCTGGTGCAGGACCTGATGCTGGGGCTGCTACCAAAGGTGGATGAGCTGGACGCGATCGAGCGGCTGGGTCCCTGGTTGGCGAAGGTTTTGTATCGTCGCTATGTGGATCTGTATCGCCGACGCCGCGCTTCGCCGGTGGACGATCATATACCTTTCAGCGACTGCGACACGGTGGATGGATGCATTGCTATCGCGGGTGGCACTGAAGAGCCTGGTAGTTGTGAATTTGCGCGTCTGGATCTGCGTCGTAGCCTGGCGGTGGCCCTATCGGCGCTCCCGGAAGGTTGGCGGGAGGTGGTGATGCTGCACGATGTTGAGGGTTATACCGCAGAAGAGGTGGCGGATATTCTCACGCTGCAGTTGGGCACGGTGAAGTCTCGGTTGCACCGGGCACGCAAAAAACTGCGTTTGCTCCTAGGGGAGTTTTCGCCGCGCCGCACTGGCGCAAGTGCATCGGTGTTGAGAGTGTGA
- the rnr gene encoding ribonuclease R — translation MNQDKPNSPSAPAPEAVSKEDPHAKREAEKYEKPVPSREFLLDLLEQQSEPLAWEAVADLLSLDDEDRREGVRRRLIAMSRDGQIASNRAGDFGVLDKMSLVRGRVIGHRDGFGFVSPGDGSDDLFLSHRQMRKVFDGDEVLVRETPGGFRGKREGAVVRVIKHNTQQLAGRLYREDGICFVRPDNPRLTLDVLIAEGKCADAVSGQYVVVDITTQPGRDNLPQGEVSEVLGDHLAPGMEIDVAIRNYGIPHTWPAAVNAQVDTIADEVLEADKKARIDLRQLPLVTIDGEDARDFDDAVFCELLPDGNWKLLVAIADVSHYVQVGSALDVEAHQRGNSVYFPDFVVPMLPEKLSNGLCSLNPEVDRLCMVCEMRIDESGSILGYQFFEGLMRSHARFTYTQVGELVDERDNRDSGLRKQFAALTPHIDNLHDLYKALRSARDRRGAIDFETTETRIIFDATRKIERIVPVQRNDAHKMIEECMLAANVCAAELMELSELPALYRVHDIPKQERLENLRAYLGELGLRLEGGSEPQPSDYQALLAQVEGRPDFHIIQTMLLRSMNQAVYQPENRGHFGLDYRAYAHFTSPIRRYPDLLLHRGLRWLVRNGSANPKPIADRVRQAPGAHALARETILPYDMPAMVELGEHCSMTERRADDATRDVVSWLKCEYLQDHVGEVYRGVISAVTGFGLFVELDDLYVEGLIHVTALPKDYYNFEQAHQRLIGERSGARYHLGDGVTVQVARVDLEERKVDFTFVELHPRPSYQNPKYRKPKVGKRDKSLEDVAETDTPAKAAKKPKKSNKDATEVSGRAMEMAVEFQQERKRKGKSDFSAEAEKASPWGGGLKKKEGADDSDAPRPIRRRKVGSDDVEVVRPSKALPSDSPDTEDSEPGLDGELPRKKRGPRKSPTRKGGKRPAVAARKAAHKAAKAEIAKKAGKKKLKKKSSKNSPGRKK, via the coding sequence TTGAATCAAGACAAACCTAACTCTCCCTCCGCACCTGCTCCTGAGGCGGTCTCCAAAGAAGACCCTCATGCGAAGCGCGAGGCAGAAAAGTACGAAAAGCCCGTTCCCAGCCGCGAATTCCTGCTGGACCTGCTGGAACAGCAGTCGGAGCCTCTGGCCTGGGAGGCCGTGGCAGACCTGCTGAGCCTCGACGACGAAGATCGCCGCGAGGGCGTGCGTCGACGCCTGATCGCCATGTCCCGGGACGGCCAGATTGCCAGTAATCGCGCCGGCGACTTTGGCGTGCTCGACAAGATGAGCCTGGTGCGAGGCCGTGTGATCGGCCATCGCGATGGCTTTGGCTTTGTGTCGCCTGGCGACGGCAGCGATGACCTGTTCCTGTCCCACCGCCAGATGCGCAAGGTATTTGACGGCGATGAGGTGCTGGTACGGGAAACTCCCGGAGGATTTCGCGGCAAGCGCGAAGGCGCCGTGGTGCGGGTCATCAAGCACAATACCCAGCAACTGGCCGGCCGCCTGTACCGTGAAGACGGCATCTGTTTCGTGCGCCCGGACAACCCCCGCCTGACCCTGGATGTGCTGATTGCCGAAGGCAAGTGCGCCGACGCCGTCAGTGGCCAGTATGTGGTGGTGGACATCACCACCCAGCCCGGTCGCGACAACCTGCCCCAGGGTGAGGTGAGCGAAGTGCTCGGGGACCATCTGGCGCCGGGGATGGAAATTGATGTTGCCATCCGCAATTACGGCATCCCGCACACCTGGCCGGCGGCGGTCAATGCCCAAGTGGACACTATTGCCGACGAGGTGCTGGAGGCGGACAAAAAGGCCCGCATCGACCTGCGCCAGCTGCCACTGGTCACTATTGATGGCGAAGATGCGCGGGATTTTGACGACGCGGTGTTCTGCGAGTTGTTGCCGGACGGCAACTGGAAGCTGCTGGTGGCGATCGCCGATGTATCCCACTACGTGCAGGTAGGCAGCGCACTGGATGTGGAAGCGCATCAGCGCGGTAACTCGGTGTACTTCCCGGATTTCGTGGTGCCCATGCTGCCGGAGAAACTCTCCAATGGCCTCTGTTCCCTGAACCCGGAAGTGGATCGCCTGTGCATGGTGTGCGAAATGCGCATCGACGAGAGCGGCAGCATTCTCGGCTACCAGTTTTTTGAAGGCCTGATGCGCAGCCATGCACGCTTTACTTATACCCAGGTGGGTGAGCTGGTAGACGAGCGGGATAACCGCGACAGTGGCCTGCGCAAGCAGTTTGCCGCGCTCACACCACATATCGATAACCTGCACGATCTGTACAAAGCCCTGCGCAGTGCACGGGACAGACGTGGTGCCATCGATTTTGAAACCACCGAGACCCGCATCATTTTTGATGCCACGCGCAAGATCGAGCGCATAGTCCCGGTGCAGCGCAACGACGCGCACAAGATGATCGAAGAGTGCATGCTCGCTGCCAACGTCTGCGCCGCCGAGCTGATGGAGCTGTCGGAACTGCCCGCGCTCTATCGGGTGCACGATATTCCCAAACAGGAGCGACTGGAAAACCTGCGCGCCTATCTCGGTGAGCTGGGCCTGCGCCTCGAGGGGGGCAGTGAGCCCCAGCCCAGTGACTATCAAGCGTTGCTGGCGCAGGTAGAGGGACGGCCGGATTTCCATATCATCCAGACCATGCTGCTGCGCTCGATGAACCAAGCGGTGTACCAGCCGGAGAATCGCGGCCATTTTGGCCTGGATTATCGCGCTTACGCGCATTTTACGTCGCCAATCCGTCGCTACCCGGATCTGCTGTTGCACCGCGGCCTGCGCTGGCTGGTCCGCAATGGCAGCGCCAACCCCAAGCCGATTGCAGATCGGGTGCGCCAGGCCCCCGGTGCCCACGCGCTGGCGCGCGAGACGATCCTGCCCTATGACATGCCGGCCATGGTGGAGCTGGGAGAGCACTGCTCGATGACCGAGCGCCGCGCCGACGATGCCACCCGCGATGTGGTCAGCTGGCTCAAATGCGAATACCTGCAGGATCATGTGGGCGAGGTGTACCGCGGTGTGATCAGTGCCGTCACCGGCTTCGGCCTGTTTGTGGAGCTCGACGACCTCTATGTGGAGGGTTTGATTCACGTTACGGCGCTGCCCAAGGATTACTACAACTTCGAGCAGGCGCACCAGCGTTTGATCGGCGAGCGCAGCGGGGCGCGCTATCACCTGGGTGATGGTGTCACCGTGCAGGTGGCGCGGGTGGACCTGGAGGAGCGCAAGGTGGATTTCACCTTTGTCGAATTGCATCCGCGCCCTTCGTACCAGAACCCCAAATACCGCAAGCCCAAAGTTGGTAAGCGCGACAAATCGCTGGAGGACGTAGCCGAAACGGATACGCCGGCAAAGGCGGCGAAAAAGCCGAAGAAAAGTAACAAAGACGCAACAGAAGTAAGTGGTCGAGCAATGGAAATGGCGGTGGAGTTCCAGCAGGAGCGCAAGCGCAAAGGTAAATCCGATTTCAGCGCGGAGGCGGAAAAAGCCAGCCCCTGGGGCGGAGGTTTGAAAAAGAAAGAAGGCGCGGACGATAGCGATGCACCGCGTCCGATTCGCCGGCGCAAGGTAGGCAGTGACGACGTCGAGGTTGTTCGCCCCTCAAAGGCGCTGCCGAGCGATTCACCGGATACCGAAGATTCGGAGCCCGGCCTGGACGGCGAACTGCCGAGGAAGAAGCGCGGACCGAGAAAATCGCCGACGCGCAAGGGTGGCAAACGACCGGCAGTGGCCGCGCGCAAGGCCGCGCACAAGGCGGCCAAGGCCGAAATTGCCAAGAAAGCCGGCAAGAAAAAGCTCAAGAAAAAATCCAGCAAGAACAGTCCAGGTAGGAAGAAGTAA
- a CDS encoding tetratricopeptide repeat protein, translated as MHLIFLLVMLVTISVFGPARLAAEELPSATGAFKRGDYPRALALFREAEQKGDDSAKLKFNLGVTLFKLGRYTEASEYFWLLVPEPQWRDLAEYNLGLVARRQGDQLLAAKFFRRVSGRAASPQLQRLAALQLGSPAVEPVAQVRPWLAMASINGGQDGNPYAVKTELLGEGAVGEDNFLELFGWGQYRLAGTEADGWRLQGYGFTRRYSELDSLNLASLSTLLVRDIHWRDWALEAGAGAEWVTLGGERVSQQLQLVGRAKRDFGATSVQLSYIPAYYTGGDNYSYLDGWRQRFSAGARRETFGADFGIYYLYDTNDREDLQQAADYYSYSPVRHAFGSDVRWRFLGRWELRAGVEYRYSVYGGLNRVVDDSGNLLEFERESDRFKSWVSTRYRLTPRLSLDGKLLNIDNRENRELYDFDKTEMSLGVSYVF; from the coding sequence ATGCACCTGATTTTTTTGCTGGTGATGCTGGTTACGATTTCTGTTTTTGGCCCAGCGCGGCTGGCAGCGGAAGAACTTCCCAGTGCGACCGGTGCTTTCAAGCGCGGCGACTACCCCAGGGCTCTGGCGCTATTTCGGGAAGCAGAGCAGAAGGGTGACGACAGTGCCAAACTCAAGTTCAACCTTGGCGTCACATTGTTCAAGCTTGGCCGCTATACGGAGGCCTCGGAATATTTCTGGCTGCTGGTGCCGGAACCTCAGTGGCGCGATCTGGCGGAGTACAACCTGGGCCTGGTGGCGCGACGGCAGGGAGATCAGCTACTAGCGGCAAAGTTTTTTCGTCGAGTGAGTGGACGCGCGGCTTCTCCACAATTACAGCGACTGGCGGCGCTGCAGCTGGGCAGCCCTGCTGTTGAGCCAGTGGCACAGGTGCGGCCCTGGCTGGCCATGGCCAGTATCAATGGTGGTCAGGATGGCAATCCCTATGCGGTAAAGACGGAGCTGCTGGGTGAAGGCGCCGTCGGCGAAGACAACTTTTTAGAGCTGTTTGGCTGGGGGCAGTACCGCCTGGCAGGCACAGAGGCTGATGGCTGGCGGTTGCAGGGCTACGGATTTACCCGGCGCTACAGCGAGCTGGATAGTTTGAATCTCGCCAGTCTCAGCACTTTACTGGTTCGCGACATCCACTGGCGAGACTGGGCGTTGGAAGCCGGTGCCGGCGCCGAGTGGGTAACCCTTGGGGGTGAAAGGGTGAGTCAGCAGCTGCAGCTGGTTGGTCGTGCAAAGCGGGATTTTGGTGCGACCAGCGTGCAGCTGTCGTATATCCCTGCCTATTACACCGGTGGCGACAATTACAGCTACCTGGACGGCTGGCGCCAGCGCTTTTCCGCGGGCGCGCGCCGAGAGACATTTGGCGCAGACTTTGGCATCTATTACCTGTACGACACCAATGATCGCGAGGATCTTCAGCAGGCCGCGGACTACTACAGTTATTCGCCGGTGCGACACGCATTTGGCAGCGATGTGCGCTGGCGTTTTCTGGGTCGCTGGGAGCTGCGCGCCGGCGTTGAGTATCGCTATAGCGTATACGGTGGACTGAACCGGGTAGTCGATGATAGTGGCAATTTGCTGGAGTTTGAGCGGGAGTCCGATCGCTTCAAATCCTGGGTCTCCACCCGCTACCGTTTGACGCCACGCCTCAGCCTTGATGGCAAGTTGTTAAACATTGATAACCGTGAAAATCGGGAGCTGTACGATTTCGATAAAACTGAAATGAGCCTGGGGGTTAGTTACGTCTTTTGA
- the ppc gene encoding phosphoenolpyruvate carboxylase, translating into MDQDQNAPLREDVRLLGEELGAVLRGQAGEELFDTVETIRQVAVESRGQGEMPVGKLRELLDPLDDETLLEVARAFSQFLNLANIAEQRHRERLRRQHERFPGDPDTDRGLRQVLEELKKADVNPEQIRQVLADLSVELVLTAHPTEVTRRTLIRKYDQMADLLTGLDRPDCTPEEAERLRRLLREQILSAWCTDEIRRERPTPVDEAKWGFATIEQSLWQAVPQGMREIEDELALAGLDPLPSDWVPIRFASWMGGDRDGNPNVTAKVTRQVLTLARWMAADLYLRDVESLLADLSMHRASDELLARTGPSQEPYRLLLREVRDRLRNTRALMEARVNGSVEPEGEIYASGSELHLELSLIDRSLRAVGLAAIADGQLKDTLRRLNCFGITLLRLDIRQESTRHAAAIDAITRFLDLGSYMEWGESVKQKFLLAELENRRPLINGAFYRSEFCTDEVREILDTCQVIAEQGPEGLGAYVISMARTSSDVLAVMLLQKIAGVREPMRVVPLFETLDDLNNAFDTMNALLEIPFYRERVAAGQEVMIGYSDSAKDAGFLGAAWAQFRAQEKLTGICREYGIPLTLFHGRGGSISRGGSPTRMALLSQPPGSVAGRIRVTEQGEMIRFKYGRPSVAAYNLEQYVAATLEATLLPPAEPRPEWRAEMDRLTQASVRAYREVVQDDPALVSYLRTVTPETELSRLALGSRPARRKPGGGVETLRAIPWVFAWTQMRLMLPAWLGTGAALETGLENAPDTLREMSEQWPFFHTVVDMLEMVLAKSDPRVALWYEERLTSDPELQRLGVELRSRLARTVNALSRLTGRESLLDNNPVMRWSIRVRDPYTDPLHLLQAELMERLRNREEDPVLESALMVTIAGIAAGMRNTG; encoded by the coding sequence ATGGATCAAGACCAGAATGCGCCGCTCAGAGAGGACGTTCGTCTGCTGGGCGAAGAGCTGGGCGCCGTACTGCGCGGGCAGGCCGGTGAGGAATTGTTTGATACCGTGGAGACCATTCGCCAGGTCGCGGTGGAGAGTCGCGGTCAGGGCGAAATGCCTGTAGGGAAACTACGGGAGTTACTGGATCCGCTGGACGATGAGACTCTGCTGGAGGTGGCGCGAGCCTTCAGTCAGTTCCTGAACCTGGCCAATATTGCCGAGCAGCGCCACCGTGAGCGCCTGCGTCGCCAGCACGAACGTTTCCCCGGTGACCCGGATACCGACCGCGGTCTGCGCCAGGTATTGGAAGAGCTCAAAAAGGCCGACGTGAATCCCGAGCAGATTCGCCAGGTGCTCGCCGACCTTTCCGTTGAACTGGTGCTTACCGCTCACCCCACCGAAGTTACCCGACGCACTCTGATTCGCAAATACGACCAGATGGCGGACCTGCTGACTGGCCTGGATCGCCCTGACTGTACTCCGGAAGAGGCGGAGCGGCTGCGTCGCCTGTTGCGCGAGCAGATATTGTCCGCCTGGTGCACCGACGAAATCCGTCGCGAGCGCCCGACCCCGGTGGATGAGGCCAAGTGGGGCTTCGCGACCATCGAGCAGTCCCTGTGGCAGGCGGTGCCCCAGGGGATGCGTGAAATCGAAGACGAGCTGGCCCTGGCTGGCCTCGATCCTCTGCCTTCCGACTGGGTGCCCATCCGTTTCGCTTCCTGGATGGGTGGCGACCGCGACGGCAACCCCAATGTGACGGCCAAGGTGACCCGGCAGGTACTGACCCTGGCTCGCTGGATGGCGGCCGACCTCTATTTGCGGGATGTTGAGAGCCTGCTGGCAGACCTGTCTATGCACCGCGCCAGCGATGAGCTGCTGGCCCGCACTGGCCCCAGCCAGGAACCTTACCGCCTGCTGTTGCGGGAAGTGCGCGACCGCCTGCGCAATACCCGCGCGCTGATGGAAGCGCGTGTTAACGGCAGCGTCGAGCCTGAAGGTGAAATTTACGCGAGCGGCAGTGAGCTGCATCTGGAGCTGAGTCTGATCGACCGCTCCCTGCGTGCGGTGGGTCTCGCGGCCATCGCCGACGGTCAGCTGAAAGACACCCTGCGCCGACTCAACTGTTTTGGTATCACCCTGCTGCGTCTGGATATCCGTCAGGAATCCACCCGTCATGCGGCGGCGATCGATGCCATTACCCGCTTCCTCGACCTCGGGAGCTATATGGAGTGGGGCGAGTCGGTAAAACAGAAATTCCTGTTGGCGGAATTGGAAAACCGCCGCCCGCTGATCAATGGCGCTTTCTATCGTAGCGAATTCTGTACCGATGAAGTGCGGGAAATTCTCGACACCTGCCAGGTAATTGCCGAGCAGGGCCCAGAGGGGCTGGGTGCTTATGTAATCTCCATGGCCCGGACCTCCTCCGACGTGCTCGCGGTGATGTTGCTGCAGAAAATTGCCGGTGTGCGCGAGCCCATGCGGGTGGTGCCGCTATTTGAGACTCTGGACGATCTCAACAATGCATTCGACACCATGAATGCACTGCTGGAAATTCCCTTCTACCGCGAGCGTGTTGCCGCCGGCCAGGAGGTGATGATCGGCTATTCCGACTCCGCCAAGGACGCGGGTTTCCTTGGTGCTGCCTGGGCCCAGTTCCGCGCTCAGGAAAAGCTGACAGGTATCTGCCGCGAATACGGTATCCCGCTGACCCTGTTCCACGGCCGCGGCGGTTCCATCTCCCGCGGCGGTTCGCCCACGCGCATGGCGCTGCTGTCGCAACCGCCGGGGTCCGTGGCGGGTCGTATCCGGGTTACCGAGCAGGGCGAGATGATCCGCTTCAAGTACGGTCGTCCCTCCGTTGCTGCATACAACCTGGAGCAGTATGTGGCTGCAACCCTTGAGGCTACCCTGTTGCCACCGGCGGAGCCCCGCCCCGAGTGGCGCGCGGAAATGGATCGCCTGACCCAGGCCTCGGTGCGCGCCTATCGCGAGGTGGTGCAGGATGATCCGGCACTAGTGTCCTACCTGCGCACCGTTACCCCGGAAACCGAACTGAGCCGCCTGGCCCTCGGCAGCCGCCCGGCGCGACGCAAGCCCGGCGGTGGTGTGGAAACCCTGCGCGCCATTCCCTGGGTCTTCGCCTGGACCCAGATGCGCCTGATGTTGCCCGCCTGGCTGGGCACCGGGGCGGCACTGGAGACCGGACTGGAAAATGCCCCGGATACCCTGCGCGAAATGAGCGAACAGTGGCCTTTCTTCCACACCGTGGTGGACATGCTGGAGATGGTGCTGGCCAAGTCAGATCCCCGCGTGGCTCTGTGGTATGAAGAGCGCCTGACCAGTGACCCGGAGCTGCAACGCCTCGGTGTCGAGCTGCGCAGCCGCCTGGCGCGCACCGTCAATGCGCTCAGTCGCCTCACCGGGCGCGAGAGTCTGCTGGATAACAACCCGGTGATGCGCTGGTCCATCCGCGTGCGCGACCCCTACACCGATCCGCTGCACCTGTTGCAGGCGGAGCTGATGGAGCGTTTGCGCAATCGCGAGGAAGATCCGGTACTGGAGAGCGCCCTGATGGTGACAATTGCGGGTATTGCGGCGGGAATGCGCAATACCGGCTGA
- the rlmB gene encoding 23S rRNA (guanosine(2251)-2'-O)-methyltransferase RlmB — translation MAQQLVYGLHAVQALLKSSPQQVQELLLLRGRKDQKLQKIIRQAEQNEITIRFVDRKALDEKVADEGNHQGAVAICAGETRVYDEQYLKSLLQQLEGKSEAPFLLILDGVTDPHNLGACLRSAEAAGVHAVIAPKDNAAGLTPTARKVACGAAEVLPFITVTNLARTLKMLQQAGVWIFGAAGEAEQDVYQSSLTGPIALVMGAEGPGLRRLTRENCDHLIKIPMAGEVSSLNVSVATGVCLFEAVRQRTR, via the coding sequence GTGGCCCAGCAATTGGTATACGGCCTGCACGCGGTGCAGGCCCTGTTGAAAAGCTCCCCCCAGCAGGTACAGGAACTGCTGTTGCTGCGCGGGCGCAAAGATCAGAAACTGCAGAAAATTATCCGCCAGGCAGAACAGAATGAGATCACCATCCGCTTTGTGGATCGCAAGGCCCTAGATGAAAAGGTCGCCGACGAAGGCAATCACCAGGGCGCGGTGGCGATTTGTGCCGGTGAAACCCGGGTGTACGACGAGCAGTACCTCAAGTCATTGCTGCAGCAACTGGAAGGCAAAAGCGAAGCGCCATTTCTGCTGATTCTCGACGGGGTTACCGACCCCCATAACCTTGGCGCCTGCCTGCGCTCGGCCGAGGCCGCCGGGGTGCACGCGGTCATCGCACCCAAGGATAACGCTGCGGGGCTGACACCCACGGCAAGAAAAGTCGCCTGTGGCGCCGCCGAAGTGCTGCCGTTTATTACCGTCACCAATCTGGCGCGAACCCTGAAAATGCTGCAGCAGGCCGGGGTGTGGATTTTCGGCGCCGCCGGCGAGGCGGAGCAGGATGTCTATCAGTCATCACTGACTGGCCCCATTGCCCTGGTGATGGGTGCCGAAGGGCCAGGGTTGCGCCGACTGACCCGGGAAAACTGCGATCACCTGATTAAAATCCCCATGGCGGGGGAGGTCAGCAGCCTGAACGTCTCCGTCGCCACGGGTGTGTGCCTGTTCGAGGCGGTGCGCCAGCGGACACGCTGA